The sequence CGCGAATCGGTCGAAAGTGGCCCCAGATAAAACGTTGATAAGCAGCGCGAGTGCTTCCATCCGGTGTGGCCAGAAGGACTTTAATGACTGGCACTGTTAGCATTTCGTGCTAACAAAAAGCATCCTAATCCTAACTTCAGAAAGAAGAGGTGTAGGCTCCATTAGCCGAAGATCGCAACCTGATGACACGGGCAAAACAAATCTAGCAGCGAAAGCCCTACAATCTTCCCCCCTTGATTTTCCCTGTCAAAATGATGTGTCTCAAGACCAACCATGCATAACGCTagtaattttcatatataaattcaGTTTGCAGTTGAATTTCATAAACAAAATTCAGGTGGACATATGAGGAGGAAATGGAATGCAACCGGCCTGCGCCTTGCTGATGTAGCCAGGTAGGTGCCGCAGCTTGCCGATTCTGGCAACCAACAAGGAACGCAACAGACTGTACTGAATCCTCTGATTTTAGCAGATTCCTGTTGCCTCACTCTTGAGGGTTCAGAAAGCCATGGCAGCTTCATACCTGCATTGGTCCAGTGGATTCTAGCTTCTAATCCGTGTAATTAATTcttctctgtaaagaaatatatatctaaacgatcttatatttctttacagagggagtacatgtaatTTTCTTGTCTGATCTTTCCACTCTCATCTTTGGCGACAAATAGCTCGCCGCGGCCGTTTCGTAAAAGGGAAACAGCAAGAACCCTCTCTGGCTAGAGAGatgcacacacacaaacacgcatgCTGACACAAAGTGATTCCAGAGAGCAATGGTGCAAATTAAGCAAGAATCCACTCCTTGAGGTCCTGGTGCATGCACATGGCATGAGCAACCAAGAGCAGCCTTTTTGGAGCCCATCTGCTATGCCCCATCTGGTCCAAACACTGGAATTTCTTCTTCTTCACAGCCAAGTCCACCACCACCAGAACAGCCAGTGTACCAAGTCTCTGTCCATTTGGATTGGATTGAGAATGAGTGACACGGACACACAGTGATCATCAGTGCAAGACTACTAGATCAGGACCATTTTTGTGTGTGAGAGACAGTCACCAAAGAGAGAAAGCACCTTTGTCGTCGATTGGACCTGAAAACCTATGGCGAGAGCAAAGCATTATCTCCTTTTGTGTGACTGTCTGCTGACAAGAACAGCAAGCAAATGACTGTCGCTTGCCAGTGTGTGTGCAGTTACATCACACTCTCACCACCTTCTACATGTATGTTTTTCTCCTGATGAAAATAGGGATGCCATTGCCACCCCTGTCTGAGTCAGCATTCTCATGCACACATTTTTCTTTTCGACGTATTTCGTCGAATTGTCGGCACAAACTCTTTTGTGCATCTTCTGCGACTGAAAGGAGACTGATCAAAGTGACAAGATAACATtgaaattttcactttcatgttaTTCAGCACCAGGTACATCTTTCTTCTTTCTCTCGACAGTAGGGGATGTGTACAAGTATTTGAAAATTCGAACGCTGTTCCAAAGTAGAAAGAGAAAAGGAGCATCATGCATTGCGTTGCATTTTCAAATTGCAACTATTATAATCAGAAACGAATTACGGTCCGCTTTGCCGCCTTTTTTTTCTCCCCTATTGCTCGTGCTTTTCCGCTTTGTATCACGCACCTCCAGCCTTTAAATTTCGCCTTTGGTGAACAAGCTCCTTTCTCCTCGCATTTCCAGCTCCGTTTCCTCCATAGCCTAGTCAGCAAGCAACCATTGCCCATTGCTCCATCAATGGCAGCTCCGGCTCTCAGCTTGATTTTGTGTATGCTCCTGCTCTCGCACGGCTCGGCGCAGGCCAGGAAGACGGTGCCCGGCGAGGTGGTGGCCGTGGCAGATCGGGATGGAGCGTCGGGCAGGGAGAGGTTCTTGGGTGGTGTTGTTGACGGAGCCGCGGGTGGCTCCCGGCGCCGGCGGGAGCTCCTTGCGGGAGCGGGGGCGACGACGACGCGTGACGTGTTCGCGCCGGTGACCAACCCGGTGACGGTGCCGGCGACCAACCCGGCGTCCCCGGGCGGCATCGTCACCGTGCCGGCGACCAACCCGGGCACGGGCACCGGGTTCCCCATCAACCCCAACCTCCCGCCGCTGTACCCGGAGCCGTCGGCCACGCCCGACCCAACGACGATGCCGGCGCCGTTCACGAACCCGGTCGCCGCGCCGACCATGCCGGCGCCGTTCACCGGCCCGGTCACCAACCCGGccacgacgccgacgccggtgCCCGGCACGTCGCCAATCACCAACCCGGCCACGACGTACCCGGGCGGGGCTGCCGGTGGCGGCGTCGCCGTCGGGAGCGTGCCGACGACCCCGGTGTACCAGGCGCCGGCGACGACGGTGCCGACGCCGACCACGGTGCAGCCGGCGGCGGGGGCCGGGACAGGGCAGTCCACGTGGTGCGTGGCCAAGGCGGGGGTGACGGAGGCGGCGCTGCAGGACGGGCTGGACTACGCGTGCGGCATGGGCGGCGCCGACTGCTCGGCGCTGCAGCCCATGGGCAGCTGCTACAACCCCAACACGATCCAGGCGCATGCCTCCTACGCCTTCAACGCCTACTACCAGCGCAGCCCCTCGCCGGCCAGCTGCGACTTCGGCGGCGCCGGCATGCTCGTCGCCACCAACCCAAGTAACCAAACCCTCACTCCATCACTTGATCTTCTTCAGCTAACTCTGAAACTGTTAGCAACGCCCTTTGATTATCACTGACGAGCTGCTGAATTATTCAGGTTCAGGAGCTTGCATGTACCAGACATCAGCAGGTTCAGGGTAAGTCTCTAGAACACATGATCTTGTCAGGAATTTCAAATCAAACAGTCAAATTCTTACACCTCTTCTGCTAAGCTGATCATGCAACTGTGACATGTGCAGTTCTGCCGCCGGCTACAGCCCGGCGGCGACAGGCACCACCTTCGGGCCGGTGGGCGTGACGCCGAGCTTCGGGCCAGTGGGCACCACGACGGGGACAGGACCGGCGGTCAGCAGTGGAGGGTCGGGCTCGACGGTGCTGAATGCGAACAACTACCCCGGCGGGACCTCGATGTACGGCCCGGGCAACCCGGCGGGCTTCTCCGACACCAGCAGCGGCGCCGCCCTTAACTGCAGCTGGGTTCTGTCTCTGATCTGGATGTTCACCTTTGCTTATGTCAAGGTGAAGGTGTAGCATccatgtgctgctgctgctgctgctgatgtgtTCTTCTCTTGTTGACATGATATTCACTTGTGTACAGAGATGGATAAATGAATTCATAGGGGAGAGAAGACTAGATATTCTTGTgcctgtgtgtgtgtgtattggaCTGAGCTAAGCAGAATGTTGCttatagctactccctccgttcggaattacttgtctcggaaatggacgtatctagaactaaaatacatctagatacatccatttctgcgacaagtaattccgaacggagggagtatgaaatagTATGTGTTAGGTGAGCATGGAGTTCATTCTCTGTGAACTATGTTATGATATCAAATGATCTTCTTGCTAGCTTCATCTTTTCCATTACCTTTCCTAGTAGACTTTTCGACACGACGTATAAGGGCATGCTCGATTCGTACTCACAGGTTGCTAGATGTTCAGGGCAAAATGTGTGCATGCTGAATGCTAACACCAAATACCAGAAATCTCAATGTGAAAAGCTCACACCCATGTTTTCTCAGGAACAGAAGTAGTTGCTATATTAGATCTACGATGTACAATGGGGGTACTTTATAATATGATCAGGCAAATCCATTCTGGATCAACTAGCTTACATCAAAACTACTATGTGCAAGAAGATCTACGACGCACTTGCAACAAAACTAGAAAATTCTATTGTTACGGTTCGAAAACACTGTTTTCCATCCTAGATGAGGTTCATGATAGTTCTGCTTATGAAATCTTCCGAGCAAGATTCTTCACTCCCGCACCAACACATTTTAGAGTGACCGTGTTTGAGTTTGGGTCAGGCTTGATGATGAACTTGACATCAAGGAACTCCTTAATGTTTCGAAGTGATTCTATAGCGCGCGGTGTTAGCTGTCCCACGCGAACCTTTGACACATCGGGCGGGCATAGAGCGCACAGCATGAACAGAAGGCCCTGCAAATTGTTTACAAGAGAAACATCATGTGACTTAACAGAAGAAGCAAGATTCAAAAGGAGCCATAGAAGGAAAGGCAGACAGTCTCAGACATCATCTTGCCAAAATGAACCAAGGACTAGATTGGCAGAAGAACTTGGATAAAACAATCATTCTAACGGACTACATCCATGCATACTATGTTCAGTTTGAATTTGTAATTCTTATCCAGCTTTCATGGCTGGCTTTTGAGTTGATACAGTGGAAGAAAGGATTCCCCCCTGCTGTGATCTCGAGGGGAAAAAAGTGCTAGAATTGCCAATTTATCTTCCTACAACATCATCAGCCAAAATAAATGACCATTATTGTTGCAGAACGGTCAAAGTGCTTCAGAGCAGACAAAAAAACACAGTAGTGATTGTGAATCATACGAGAGGCGTGTAAAGAAAACACCAATTATCAGCCACAATGTAAAAAACTAAAAATATCTGCCACCAGCCTGCTAAATAATATAACAAAGGAATAAACTGGAATGAGATACCAGACCTGGTGTATTGAGTCAACAACTCCTCCTTGAGCCACCTCTTCTAGCAGCATCGATGCAACTTGCTCACCAAGATCCTCTGGAGACATTAGCTCAGGCTTCTCAGATTCTTCACTCATTTCATCAACATTGGGATAACTCACAGTAGCATCTGCAGAAATCAGGCAGCCTGTTGTGGTCTCAGCAACTACAGATACGCCATAGCCTGCTGACCTGCCAAAAGATGAATACATTTAAATTTTTTAATAGCAGGACACGAGGAGATAACAGCAGTGTGTGTCACTAATAATATTCAACAGATTCTACTTCAAGCTGGAAACGTACAATCCACCAGCTCTATGATCGGTGAAGATATGAACATCCGGAATGAACTTATTGAAGAGTCCACGTGCAGCATAGAAGATACGGGATACAATCTGTGGAGATACATTTGTTGAGAATGCTACACCTCTTATCCTCTTTACCATTCCTTCATCAATCCAATTAACTGCCTGCAAAAACACTTGATATTAGAACCGGAATGTCAACAGAAATCACGAAACATGAGCAGAAGTAAGCTCCAACACACCTTTAGTGTATTGTTTATATTGGGAACTCGGAGAAGCACTTCACCACCACCACGAGGAGGAGATCCCCGGCTTTCAATTTTGAGCTCCAGCCCGTCAAGGGGAACACCAAAATGCTTGAGCATATGCAATGTAACCATCCGGAAAGCATCCACAGAAGGGTCCTTTGTATCATTTGTGATTCCTAAAAATAATGGCGTCGCATTTAGACTCCATACAAAATTCAGAAGCAAAAGACGTTGTATGATCAGTAACAGCGATGGCCATCAACCTTTTGGAGAATTTGTGATTCCTACAGGCATGGCATCAAATTTAGGCTCCGTAAA comes from Triticum aestivum cultivar Chinese Spring chromosome 5B, IWGSC CS RefSeq v2.1, whole genome shotgun sequence and encodes:
- the LOC123117607 gene encoding mucin-5AC, with the translated sequence MAAPALSLILCMLLLSHGSAQARKTVPGEVVAVADRDGASGRERFLGGVVDGAAGGSRRRRELLAGAGATTTRDVFAPVTNPVTVPATNPASPGGIVTVPATNPGTGTGFPINPNLPPLYPEPSATPDPTTMPAPFTNPVAAPTMPAPFTGPVTNPATTPTPVPGTSPITNPATTYPGGAAGGGVAVGSVPTTPVYQAPATTVPTPTTVQPAAGAGTGQSTWCVAKAGVTEAALQDGLDYACGMGGADCSALQPMGSCYNPNTIQAHASYAFNAYYQRSPSPASCDFGGAGMLVATNPSSGACMYQTSAGSGSAAGYSPAATGTTFGPVGVTPSFGPVGTTTGTGPAVSSGGSGSTVLNANNYPGGTSMYGPGNPAGFSDTSSGAALNCSWVLSLIWMFTFAYVKVKV
- the LOC123117608 gene encoding probable RNA 3'-terminal phosphate cyclase-like protein, coding for MGREKSRRLSGCRDFRQRLVLATLTSTPITIKDIRAGEGGLRPHEMSLLRLLDKVSDQHVIDVNDTGTKVGYRPGVVVGGKGLEHDCGVHRGIGYFIEPLLVLGLFARSPLSIRLKGITNDTKDPSVDAFRMVTLHMLKHFGVPLDGLELKIESRGSPPRGGGEVLLRVPNINNTLKAVNWIDEGMVKRIRGVAFSTNVSPQIVSRIFYAARGLFNKFIPDVHIFTDHRAGGLSAGYGVSVVAETTTGCLISADATVSYPNVDEMSEESEKPELMSPEDLGEQVASMLLEEVAQGGVVDSIHQGLLFMLCALCPPDVSKVRVGQLTPRAIESLRNIKEFLDVKFIIKPDPNSNTVTLKCVGAGVKNLARKIS